AAGTCGTGAAAGCAGTTGTTGTTCGTACGAAACGCGGGGTGCGCCGTCCGGACGGCTCGTACATCCGCTTTGACGAAAACGCCTGCGTCATCATCCGTGATGACAAAAGCCCGCGCGGCACGCGGATTTTCGGACCGGTTGCCCGTGAATTGCGCGATAAAGACTTCATGAAAATCATTTCTTTAGCTCCGGAAGTTATTTAATGGAACGGAACAGCGTTTCAAGGAGGTGCGAATGCGATGCATGTAAAAAAAGGCGATAAAGTGCAAGTAATCTCCGGCAAAGACAAAGGCAAGCAAGGCGTCATTCTAGCGGCGTTTCCGAAGAAAAACCGCGTCATCGTCGAGGGCGTCAATATTGTGAAAAAGCATGCGAAACCGTCGCAAGCGAACCCGCAAGGCGGCATCATTGAGAAGGAAGCGCCGATCCACGTTTCGAAAGTCATGCCGCTCGACCCGAAAACGGGTGAACCGACGCGCATCGGCTATAAAATTGTCGATGGCAAAAAAGTGCGCTATGCGAAAAAATCCGGCGAGATTTTGGATAAATAACCGTGACGCAGGAAGGGAGGTACTTTTATGAACCGCCTGAAAGAGAAGTATTTAAACGAAGTCGTACCTGCTCTCATGAGCAAGTTCAACTATAAATCGATCATGCAAGTGCCAAAAATCGAAAAAATCGTCATCAACATGGGTGTCGGCGATGCGGTGCAAAACCCGAAAGCATTAGACAGCGCCGTTGAAGAGCTGACGCTGATCGCCGGTCAGCGTCCGGTGGTAACGCGTGCGAAAAAATCGATCGCCGGCTTCCGTCTTCGCCAAGGGATGCCGATCGGTGCGAAAGTGACGCTGCGCGGCGAACGGATGTATGAGTTTCTCGATAAGTTGATTTCGGTCTCGCTTCCGCGCGTGCGCGACTTCCGCGGCGTATCGAAAAAGTCGTTTGACGGCCGCGGCAACTATACGCTCGGCATTAAAGAACAGCTCATTTTCCCTGAGATTGACTACGATAAAGTGAACAAAGTGCGCGGCATGGACATCGTGATCGTCACAACGGCCAACACGGATGAAGAAGCTCGTGAACTGCTGGCGTTGCTCGGCATGCCATTCCAAAAATAATGATCCCATAACGCAAGGGAGGCGAAATCGTGGCTAAAAAATCGATGATCGCGAAACAAAAACGGACGCCGAAGTTTAAAGTGAGAGCGTACACCCGTTGCGAGCGCTGCGGCCGCCCGCACTCGGTCTATCGAAAATTCAAATTGTGCCGTATTTGTTTCCGTGAGCTCGCATACAAAGGTCAACTTCCAGGCATCAAAAAAGCCAGCTGGTAATCAACCCATTGATTGGGAAGGAGGTAAAACATAATGGTGATGACAGATCCAATTGCTGATATGCTGACTCGCATCCGCAATG
Above is a window of Geobacillus thermoleovorans DNA encoding:
- a CDS encoding type Z 30S ribosomal protein S14; protein product: MAKKSMIAKQKRTPKFKVRAYTRCERCGRPHSVYRKFKLCRICFRELAYKGQLPGIKKASW
- the rplE gene encoding 50S ribosomal protein L5 translates to MNRLKEKYLNEVVPALMSKFNYKSIMQVPKIEKIVINMGVGDAVQNPKALDSAVEELTLIAGQRPVVTRAKKSIAGFRLRQGMPIGAKVTLRGERMYEFLDKLISVSLPRVRDFRGVSKKSFDGRGNYTLGIKEQLIFPEIDYDKVNKVRGMDIVIVTTANTDEEARELLALLGMPFQK
- the rplX gene encoding 50S ribosomal protein L24 yields the protein MHVKKGDKVQVISGKDKGKQGVILAAFPKKNRVIVEGVNIVKKHAKPSQANPQGGIIEKEAPIHVSKVMPLDPKTGEPTRIGYKIVDGKKVRYAKKSGEILDK
- the rplN gene encoding 50S ribosomal protein L14; its protein translation is MIQQESRLKVADNSGAREVLVIKVLGGSGRRYANIGDVVVATVKDATPGGVVKKGQVVKAVVVRTKRGVRRPDGSYIRFDENACVIIRDDKSPRGTRIFGPVARELRDKDFMKIISLAPEVI